One Calliopsis andreniformis isolate RMS-2024a unplaced genomic scaffold, iyCalAndr_principal scaffold0004, whole genome shotgun sequence DNA segment encodes these proteins:
- the LOC143186572 gene encoding uncharacterized protein LOC143186572, producing the protein MACEGDAIIERDLIRKRAAMKSKLTKFTKYIDEFNAINDGGVPGLRIRREKMDHDFQTFETIQNSLEMVASDDMHEQRLNERDEFEETYLRYITRAQLLIESLEKSQAVTQPQPMMLQSANDSAPTDSMAAPSSNNALPISQSPLTVSSDLHVKLPTMHLPKFSGSYEAWPGFSDAFRSAVHENPSFRDTQKLIYLRSCLTGKAAEKIESLETTSANYSVAWKILDTYYNDPSIIMNNRIQAIFELPTQSRSNVGSLGDLVDQATKHYRALEALNKPFLEAFPIYAITSKLDEPTRLKWKERTHGSVLPTMTELLEFLHDHRKLLEYTRERSNKVATASHHRPEVKAHGFSKPSAKTNFAYATMDVHCNLCKDNHFTSNCTKFKNITVNQRLELVKNAGLCINCLRPNHSAKNCRSGSCKQCNGRHHTLLHKEPNIEEQTATRVNASVLSANIKSETILSTAIVHIVDNKGQLQPCRMLIDSGSQSHFLSERTALRLGLPRKRINIPVIGINRGTTNIKHSVTTTIRSRINKFRTDATFLVIEHITEMLPSRIIAIEELSIPNNIPLADPKFNIPAEIDGLIGGELFLQLLCVGQIRLNHNAIALQKTQFGWILAGRVTALQSTHPVRCNLAKESIHDQLAKFWELEEPYHEAIYSVEERKAEQHFVLNTTRDAQTGRYVVRLPIKDNVPALGESYSMAKRRFCSLERKFSKNVDLKVQYLEFLNEYLRLGHMTLIENSSTDDGYYLPHHAIIKQSSLTTKLRVVFDASAKTSTGTSLNEHLLAGPTIQETLYALLIRFRSHSYVLTADIEKMYRQVWVHPDDRKYQKILWRTNTNDPIQTYTLNTVTYGTSAAPFLAIRTLQQLAIDEGKQFPHAARTLREDFYVDDLLTGANSREEVKLIRDELTQVCEKGGFKLRQWASNDQSLVDTLDDCTDATHLRLDLNNTIKTLGIDWNPRHDKITYSIKHIDHKARVTKRNILSLTASLFDPLGLLGPIIIRAKVLLQHIWKLQLNWDESVPIDIHTKWTSFCRELELINKISVSRPLALKGHVKLQLHGFCDASEQAYGACLYMRSVDQNRTVDTQLISAKSRVAPLKTITLPRLELCAAHLLCQLYQTTVQSLRRISFEKISFWSDSTITLHWIKTPSHTLKTFVAHRITDIQNISNNIEWRHVPSLDNPADLVSRGLTTQELLHNDLWFHGPPWLRNDDSQWPESVLEPIDIPETRPVVTLSSHTINEEIFERFSSYSKLKRIVAYILRFRYNSSRKEANKGNLSVIEIHRAERCIVQVVQLSEFHHEIHALKNAGTPTGKTAPLNPFLDNDGLLRVGGRLSRANVRYDTRHPILIPKGSHIAKLIILEQHEKQFHAGIQATLNAVRQKFWIPQGKTLIRHILHKCIRCYRANPPDSKYKMSDLPASRVTYSRPFMQTGVDFCGPLFIKEKLHRNRNKIKVYLAIFVCFTTKAVHIEIVSDLTTDAFISTLRRFFSRRGLPTDIYSDNATNFIGAKREIKELYAFLNSQNTNDTITARLTNDGISWHTIPPRSPHFGGLWEAAVRRTKHHLTRVIGDTLLSYESLLTVINQIEAILNSRPITPLSSDPNDLHALTPGHFLIGENLTSMPDHDLSAVPTGRLSSWQHVQQLRRHFWNRWVKDYLQEQTVRAKWHAGKAPQFPIGSLVILKEDNVPPMCWPLGRVTAVHPGDDGVVRVITIKTSRGEYKRCVKRVAPLPLY; encoded by the exons ATGGCTTGTGAGGGAGACGCAATAATCGAAAGAGACCTGATTAGGAAACGTGCCGCGATGAAAAGTAAACTAACGAAGTTTACGAAGTACATTGATGAATTTAATGCCATAAACGACGGGGGTGTACCTGGGTTGCGCATACGTCGCGAAAAAATGGATCACGACTTTCAAACGTTTGAAACAATTCAAAATTCGCTCGAAATGGTCGCGTCGGACGACATGCATGAACAACGTCTCAACGAACGGGATGAATTCGAAGAAACTTATCTTAGATATATTACACGCGCACAATTACTCATAGAATCGCTGGAAAAATCGCAAGCCGTAACACAACCACAGCCGATGATGTTGCAATCCGCGAACGATTCTGCCCCTACCGATTCGATGGCCGCGCCAAGCAGTAATAATGCACTACCCATATCACAATCACCGTTAACCGTTTCGTCCGACTTACACGTAAAATTACCGACCATGCATTTACCAAAATTTAGTGGTTCCTATGAAGCATGGCCGGGATTCTCCGACGCGTTTCGCTCCGCAGTACACGAAAATCCCAGTTTCCGTGATACTCAAAAACTTATCTATCTCCGATCATGCTTAACCGGAAAGGCAGCGGAGAAAATAGAATCACTCGAAACCACATCAGCGAATTATTCAGTCGCATGGAAGATTCTGGATACTTATTATAACGACCCCTCAATCATTATGAACAACCGGATTCAGGCAATTTTTGAATTACCTACTCAATCGCGGTCCAATGTTGGCTCCTTAGGTGATTTAGTGGATCAAGCTACAAAACATTATCGCGCGTTAGAGGCATTAAACAAACCATTTTTAGAAGCATTTCCGATTTACGCTATAACATCAAAACTTGACGAACCGACGCGATTGAAGTGGAAAGAACGGACTCACGGAAGCGTTCTGCCGACCATGACAGAATTGCTTGAATTTCTACACGATCATCGAAAATTATTAGAATACACGCGTGAACGATCTAATAAAGTGGCGACCGCGTCACACCATAGGCCAGAAGTCAAAGCACATGGATTCTCAAAGCCAAGTGCTAAGACAAATTTCGCGTACGCCACAATGGATGTCCACTGCAATTTGTGCAAGGACAATCATTTCACCTCAAACTGCACAAAGTTTAAAAATATCACGGTCAATCAACGGCTGGAATTGGTAAAAAACGCTGGTTTATGCATAAATTgcttacgcccgaaccattcagCCAAAAACTGTCGCTCGGGTTCATGCAAACAATGTAATGGACGTCACCATACATTGTTACATAAAGAACCGAATATTGAGGAGCAGACCGCGACTCGGGTAAACGCATCGGTTCTGAGCGCGAACATCAAGTCAGAAACTATACTGTCAACCGCTATTGTCCATATCGTGGATAATAAGGGTCAACTTCAACCGTGTCGAATGTTAATAGATTCAGGTTCCCAATCACACTTTTTAAGTGAACGCACCGCATTACGTTTAGGATTACCACGTAAAAGGATAAATATCCCAGTAATAGGCATTAACCGGGGTACGACTAACATAAAGCATTCTGTTACCACTACAATTCGATCGCGCATCAATAAATTCCGGACCGACGCCACGTTTTTAGTAATTGAACACATTACAGAAATGTTACCGTCTCGAATTATTGCAATAGAAGAACTTTCAATTCCGAACAATATCCCGCTAGCAGACCCGAAATTCAACATTCCTGCAGAAATAGACGGTTTAATAGGTGGAGAACTatttttacaattattatgcGTAGGACAAATTAGGTTAAATCACAACGCGATCGCGCTGCAGAAGACGCAATTCGGATGGATTCTTGCAGGTAGAGTCACCGCACTTCAATCTACACACCCCGTACGTTGTAATTTAGCAAAAGAAAGTATTCACGATCAACTCGCGAAATTTTGGGAATTAGAGGAACCGTATCACGAGGCAATATATTCTGTCGAAGAACGCAAGGCAGAACAGCACTTTGTCTTGAACACCACACGCGACGCGCAGACTGGACGTTACGTAGTTCGGTTACCTATAAAGGATAACGTACCAGCGCTCGGGGAATCCTATTCAATGGCGAAACGACGGTTCTGTTCTTTAGAACGAAAATTCTCGAAAAACGTGGATCTCAAGGttcaatatcttgaattcttaaACGAATATCTTCGGTTAGGACACATGACGCTGATCGAGAACTCTTCAACGGACGACGGATATTATTTACCTCACCACGCGATCATTAAACAATCGAGTTTAACAACAAAATTACGGGTAGTATTCGACGCGTCCGCCAAAACCTCAACGGGAACATCTCTTAATGAGCATCTGCTAGCTGGCCCAACAATACAAGAAACATTATACGCTTTGCTTATCCGCTTTCGATCCCATTCCTATGTGTTAACCGCAGACATAGAGAAAATGTACCGTCAAGTGTGGGTTCATCCTGATGACCGTAAATATCAAAAAATACTATGGCGAACCAACACTAACGATCCCATTCAAACATACACTCTCAATACAGTCACATACGGCACTTCCGCCGCTCCGTTTTTAGCCATACGCACTTTGCAGCAACTTGCCATAGACGAGGGAAAGCAATTCCCACATGCCGCACGAACCTTACGCGAAGATTTTTATGTAGATGATCTGTTGACAGGCGCGAACTCGCGAGAAGAAGTCAAATTAATTCGCGACGAATTGACTCAGGTATGCGAAAAGGGTGGTTTCAAATTAAGACAGTGGGCCTCCAATGATCAATCACTGGTTGACACATTGGACGACTGCACAGACGCTACACATTTACGACTCGACTTAAACAACACAATAAAGACGCTCGGTATAGATTGGAACCCACGACACGATAAAATCACGTATAGTATTAAACACATCGACCATAAAGCGCGCGTCACGAAACGGAACATTCTCTCATTAACAGCCTCACTTTTCGATCCTCTCGGACTGTTAGGTCCCATAATCATCCGGGCAAAGGTCTTGCTACAACACATATGGAAATTACAATTAAATTGGGATGAATCAGTTCCAATCGACATTCACACTAAATGGACTAGCTTCTGCAGGGAACtagaattaataaataaaatctcAGTTTCAAGACCGCTGGCATTAAAGGGCCATGTGAAATTACAATTGCATGGCTTCTGTGATGCAAGCGAACAGGCATACGGTGCGTGTTTATATATGCGTTCCGTAGATCAGAACCGTACCGTAGATACACAGCTAATTTCGGCAAAATCTCGCGTGGCTCCTCTAAAAACGATAACGTTACCTCGTCTCGAGCTATGCGCTGCACATTTATTATGTCAATTATATCAAACCACGGTCCAATCATTACGTCGAATCTCGTTTGAAAAAATCAGCTTTTGGTCTGACTCAACGATTACGTTGCATTGGATAAAAACTCCATCTCACACATTAAAAACCTTTGTAGCGCATCGGATAACTGACATTCAAAACATATCAAACAACATAGAATGGCGTCACGTCCCGTCATTAGACAACCCAGCCGACCTGGTATCCCGCGGTTTGACAACTCAAGAATTGTTACACAATGACCTGTGGTTTCACGGACCGCCCTGGTTAAGAAACGATGATTCCCAATGGCCGGAGTCTGTTTTAGAGCCGATCGACATACCCGAAACGCGACCGGTCGTCACTCTATCCTCACACACTATCAATGAAGAGATATTTGAAAGATTTTCTTCATACAGTAAACTCAAGCGCATAGTCGCATATATACTACGATTTCGATACAATAGTTCACGCAAGGAAGCCAACAAAGGAAATTTATCCGTAATCGAAATTCACCGGGCCGAACGTTGCATCGTGCAAGTTGTCCAATTAAGCGAATTCCATCACGAAATTCACGCGTTAAAGAATGCAGGTACACCAACCGGAAAAACAGCGCCTTTAAACCCTTTCCTAGATAACGACGGATTGCTTAGAGTGGGTGGGCGATTATCTCGCGCGAACGTACGTTACGACACGCGACATCCAATATTAATACCTAAGGGTAGCCATATTGCAAAATTAATTATTCTCGAACAACACGAGAAACAGTTCCATGCAGGAATTCAAGCCACGCTTAATGCAGTACGCCAAAAATTTTGGATACCGCAAGGGAAAACCCTTATCAGGCATATCTTACACAAGTGTATCCGTTGTTATCGAGCCAATCCGCCTGAcagtaaatacaaaatgagtGACTTACCAGCCAGTCGTGTAACGTATTCGCGACCGTTCATGCAAACCGGTGTAGATTTCTGTGGTCCACTATTCATAAAAGAAAAGCTCCACAGGAACCGCAACAAAATCAAAGTATATTTAGCCATCTTTGTCTGCTTCACGACAAAGGCGGTCCACATTGAAATTGTTAGCGATCTAACAACAGACGCGTTCATTTCAACTCTTCGTCGATTCTTTTCCCGACGGGGTCTGCCTACCGATATTTATTCCGACAATGCAACAAATTTTATAGGCGCAAAACGTGAAATTAAGGAATTATACGCGTTTCTGAATTCACAAAACACGAACGATACAATTACCGCGAGATTAACCAACGACGGCATTAGTTGGCATACGATTCCTCCCAGATCTCCACATTTTGGCGGATTATGGGAAGCTGCCGTACGACGGACAAAACACCACCTAACACGAGTAATCGGTGATACTCTACTCTCTTACGAGTCATTGTTGACTGTCATCAAtcaaatagaagctattttaaatTCCCGTCCTATCACTCCGCTTTCTTCCGATCCCAACGATCTCCACGCTCTCACTCCAGGTCATTTCCTCATTGGCGAAAATTTGACGAGTATGCCAGACCACGATTTATCTGCAGTCCCAACCGGACGGTTGTCTTCCTGGCAACATGTACAGCAATTGCGTAGACATTTCTGGAATCGATGGGTGAAAGACTATTTACAGGAGCAAACAGTACGAGCAAAATGGCATGCAGGAAAGGCTCCTCAGTTTCCAATCGGCAGCCTAGTCATCCTGAAGGAAGATAATGTGCCACCCATGTGTTGGCCTCTTGGACGTGTCACGGCAGTTCATCCAGGTGACGACGGAGTGGTCCGTGTCATTACCATCAAGACATCCAGAGGGGAATATAAACGTTGCGTTAAACGAGTAGCACCCCTGCCACT TTATTAA